CGCCCGCTCGTCGACCAGCACACCCTGGGCCGTACCCCGGCCGACCCGGACGAGGACCATGCCTGGTCCGTCTCGCTGTACCGGCTGGAGGACACGGTCGGCACCGTGCTGGGCGTCGCCGTCTCGGTGGTGGACATCACCGAGCAGCACCGGGCGGCCGTCGCGGCGGAAGCGGCCCGGCGGCGTCTCGCCGTCATCGCGGACGCCTCCGTCCGTATCGGCACCACTCTGGAGCTGGACCGCACGGCCCGTGAGCTGGCCGAGGTCGCCGTGCCGGAGCTCGCCGACATCGCCGCCGTGGATCTGTTGGACGCGGTGATGGAGGGCAGGCGCAGCATCCTCGGTCCCACCGAGCCGGCCGTGATCCGTGCCCTCGCCGTCCAGGCGGACCACCCCTCGGAGGCCCTCAGCGCCGCCGACCCGCCCGGGCAGGTCGCCCGGTACGGCGCCGACCGTCTGGTCACCGAGTGCGTGCGCACGGGACAGCCGGTCATGGTGGCCGAGGTCGCGGAGGCCGACCTGCCCCGCATCGCCCGCTCCCCCGAGGCGGCGGGACAGCTGGCCCGCGCGGGCGTCCACTCGTATCTGGCCGTGCCGCTCATCGCGCGCGGCGAGGTGCTCGGCGCCCTCGACCTCAAACGCACCCGCAATCCGCTGCCGTTCAGCGAGGACGACCTGCTGCTGGCCCGGGAGCTGGCGTCCCGGGCGGCCGTGCAGATCGACAACGCCCGCTGGTACCAGAACGCCCGCGACACCGCCCTGACCCTCCAGCGCAGTCTGCTGCCCAGCCATCCGCCGGTGACGGGCGGCCTGGAGGTCGCCTCCCGCTACCAGCCCGCGGGGGCGACCGCCGAGGTCGGGGGCGACTGGTTCGACGTGATCCCCCTCGACGGCCGCAGGACCGCGCTGGTCGTGGGCGACGTGATGGGCAGCGGCATCAACGCCGCCGCGACCATGGGCCGGCTGCGCACCGCGACGAACACCCTGGCCTCCCTGAACCTGGAACCGGCCCGGCTCCTGGAGCACCTCGACCGGATCACCCAGGACCTCGAGGACTCCATCGCCACCTGCGTCTACGCCGTCCACGACCCGCAGCTGCGCCAGTGCCGGATCGCCAACGCCGGGCACCTGCCGCCCGTCCGCCTCCGCTCGGGACGCAAGCCGGAACTCCTCGACCTGCCCACCGGGGCGCCGCTGGGCGTGGGCGGGGTCGCCTTCTCCACCACGACCGTCGACCTGGAACCCGGCGACCGGCTGGTGTTCTACACGGACGGTCTCGTCGAGACCCGCCAACACCCCCTCGACGAACGCCTGGACGCGCTCCTGGACCTCCTCGACGGCCCGGACCGCCCCCTGGAGGAGGTGTGCGACCTCCTGCTGCGCACCCTGCACCAGCCGGACAACTCCGACGACGTGGCGCTGCTCATCGCCCGCGCGCAGACGCCGGGTTGACCTTCCCGATGCACAGGAACCCGTTACCCGCCCCTTATCGGCCGCCCCGCACCATCTCAGCAAGACGTGGCATCGGGACGCCGGGTGGGAGCGAGGCATGACGCACGATCCGGATCAGGAAGCGACACCGCCCGAGGTACTCGTCGGGCCGGGCGAACACACTCCGCTACGAGACCGTCGGCGACGCGGGTCACGGGCCTGGCTGGAGGTTCGGCGCCGGCGGCGAGGCCGTGCACGGCGAGGCGACCGTCAAGGACCGGGACACCGGCGAGTGCGTCGTCCGGGTGTGGCAGCGCGGCACCGTCGAGAAGGTGGACGGCGACCGGGTGACCGTCAAGAGCGAGGACGGGGCCCGGTGGACGTGGACCGTGAACGCGGACACGACCGTCCTGCGTGAGGGCACCAAGAATTCCGGGGCCGACGACCTGAAGCAGGACGAGACGGTCCACGTGACCGGTACCCGGTCCGACGGCGGCACCCGGACGGCTTCCCATGCCGTGGCGGGCACCTGGGAGCGCAAGGGTCCCGAGAGCCGGCGCGACGGGCTCCCGGGCCACGGACACCGCGGGTGGGCCGAGCCGAGCCCCTCCGGTGGCGCTACGACCTGACGCCGATCACGACGTTGGCGTACCACTCCTCGGAGACGACCACCCGCGATGTCAGTCCCGCGCGGGTGAAGGCGTCGACGGCCGTGGGCGCCTGCCGTTCGCTCGTCTCGACGAGCAGACAGCCGCCGGGCGCAAGCCACTCGGGTGCCCCGGCGGCGACCCTGCGCAGCACGTCCAGCCCGTCGCTCCCCCCGTCCAGGGCGACCAGCGGTTCGTGCTCGCGCGCCTCCGCGGGCAGGAACGCGACCTCGTCGGTGGGGACGTACGGCACGTTCGCCGCGAGGATGCCGACGCGGCCGCGCAGTCGCCCGGACAGCGCCTCGTAGAGGTCGCCCGCGTGGACGTGGCCGCCGAAGGGGGCGATGTTGCGCCCCGCGCAGCGCACCGCGGCCGGGTCGATGTCGGCGGCGTGCAGTTCGGCACCGCCGAGCGCGTCGGCGAGGGCCGCTCCCACCGCGCCCGAGCCGCAGCACAGGTCCACGACGACGGAGGCGTCCGGGGCGTGGGCGAGGGCCTGTTCAACCAGGAACTCGGTGCGGCGGCGGGGCACGAAGACCCCGGGTTCCACGACGATGCGCAGCCCGCGGAACTCGGCCCATCCGACGACGAGTTCGAGGGGGGCGCCGCCGGCGCGGCGGTCCACCATCGCCGTGAGTTCGTCCGGGGTGCGGGCGGCGGCGAGGATCAACTGGGCCTCGTCCTCGGCGAAGACGCAGCCCGCGGCGCGCAGTGCCGTCACGACGGAGGCGCGCGAGGAGGCGGAAGTGGCAGTCATGGAGGCAGCAACCCTACCCGCCCACGGCCTCCCCTGGTCGGCATACCCGACTCGCCCAAGTTGTACTATGCAAC
Above is a window of Streptomyces sp. NBC_00490 DNA encoding:
- a CDS encoding SpoIIE family protein phosphatase, which codes for MSATGSPVAEGDGPVRGAIRPSGLLDVLGVASVVLDAEGRIVLWSPQAEELFGYSAREALGQFAARIMVHEQYLDLVIKLFADVMVTGEGWAGAFPIRRKDGSTRLVEFRNMRLLDDRGDVYALGLAADQNTVRGLERDVALSTRMISQSPIGLAVLDTDLRYVTVNPELERLNGVPAEEHIGRTMGEVLPQIDVEGVEAAARGVLETGRPLVDQHTLGRTPADPDEDHAWSVSLYRLEDTVGTVLGVAVSVVDITEQHRAAVAAEAARRRLAVIADASVRIGTTLELDRTARELAEVAVPELADIAAVDLLDAVMEGRRSILGPTEPAVIRALAVQADHPSEALSAADPPGQVARYGADRLVTECVRTGQPVMVAEVAEADLPRIARSPEAAGQLARAGVHSYLAVPLIARGEVLGALDLKRTRNPLPFSEDDLLLARELASRAAVQIDNARWYQNARDTALTLQRSLLPSHPPVTGGLEVASRYQPAGATAEVGGDWFDVIPLDGRRTALVVGDVMGSGINAAATMGRLRTATNTLASLNLEPARLLEHLDRITQDLEDSIATCVYAVHDPQLRQCRIANAGHLPPVRLRSGRKPELLDLPTGAPLGVGGVAFSTTTVDLEPGDRLVFYTDGLVETRQHPLDERLDALLDLLDGPDRPLEEVCDLLLRTLHQPDNSDDVALLIARAQTPG
- a CDS encoding putative protein N(5)-glutamine methyltransferase — its product is MTATSASSRASVVTALRAAGCVFAEDEAQLILAAARTPDELTAMVDRRAGGAPLELVVGWAEFRGLRIVVEPGVFVPRRRTEFLVEQALAHAPDASVVVDLCCGSGAVGAALADALGGAELHAADIDPAAVRCAGRNIAPFGGHVHAGDLYEALSGRLRGRVGILAANVPYVPTDEVAFLPAEAREHEPLVALDGGSDGLDVLRRVAAGAPEWLAPGGCLLVETSERQAPTAVDAFTRAGLTSRVVVSEEWYANVVIGVRS
- a CDS encoding DUF5666 domain-containing protein, which translates into the protein MHGEATVKDRDTGECVVRVWQRGTVEKVDGDRVTVKSEDGARWTWTVNADTTVLREGTKNSGADDLKQDETVHVTGTRSDGGTRTASHAVAGTWERKGPESRRDGLPGHGHRGWAEPSPSGGATT